From Oryza brachyantha chromosome 9, ObraRS2, whole genome shotgun sequence, a single genomic window includes:
- the LOC102715508 gene encoding probable E3 ubiquitin-protein ligase RNF144A-B isoform X2 — METSAAAAAAAAAADGALLPIYISSDDEDEGRILFLDSYSTEEIQIQEALLLSLHSSRAADTAHSSASPSGPSVASTSGGREPSPLPDRKGKGKRKLSSEGVPSESTRKRRRFRCSICMEKVQASERFAVSFCAHAFCNGCIGRYVAAKVSENAAVIGCPDPECEEGFVEIDTCRDIIPPELFDRWSVSLCELALGEKKYYCPFKDCSALLIHDNDGTEKKIRETECPHCHRMFCARCRVPWHDGIKCKEFRKMGDDEKGEEDLMFKKLAGKQKWQRCPNCKMFVSRIGGCLQIKCRCKQYFCYHCAAPLKKDRHYCNNCRR, encoded by the exons ATGGagacctccgccgccgccgccgccgccgccgcagccgcagacGGTGCGCTCCTACCCATCTACATCTcctccgacgacgaggacgaagGCCGCATCCTCTTCCTCGATTCCTACAGCACCGAGGAGATCCAGATCCAGGAGGCCCTGCTCCTCTCCCTCCACTCCTCCCGCGCCGCGGACACCGCCCATTCCTCCGCATCCCCCTCCGGCCCCTCCGTGGCCTCCACCTCCGGGGGGCGGGagccctcccccctccccgaCCGCAAGGGCAAGGGCAAGCGCAAGCTATCGTCGGAAG GCGTCCCGAGCGAATCGacgaggaagcggcggcggttcAGGTGCAGCATCTGCATGGAGAAGGTCCAGGCCTCGGAGCGGTTCGCCGTGAGCTTCTGCGCCCACGCCTTCTGCAACGGCTGCATTGGCCGCTACGTCGCCGCCAAGGTCTCCGAGAACGCGGCCGTGATCGGGTGCCCTGACCCCGAGTGCGAGGAGGGTTTCGTTGAGATCGACACGTGCAGGGATATCATCCCGCCGGAGCTGTTTGACCGGTGGAGCGTCTCGCTGTGCGAGTTGGCGCTGGGGGAGAAGAAGTACTACTGCCCGTTCAAGGACTGCTCGGCGTTGCTGATCCACGACAACGACGGCACGGAGAAGAAAATCCGGGAGACGGAGTGCCCCCACTGCCACCGGATGTTCTGCGCAAGGTGCCGCGTGCCTTGGCATGATGGGATCAAGTGCAAGGAGTTCAGGAAGATGGGGGATGACgagaaaggggaggaggatcTGATGTTCAAGAAGTTGGCTGGAAAGCAGAAATGGCAGAGGTGCCCCAATTGTAAGATGTTTGTCTCAAGGATCGGTGGCTGTTTGCAGATAAAATGCAG GTGTAAACAGTATTTCTGTTACCACTGTGCTGCCCCATTGAAGAAAGATCGTCACTACTGCAACAACTGCCGTCGTTAG
- the LOC102708088 gene encoding uncharacterized protein LOC102708088, with product MSSSAVASSRVAGAGGGEARRTSPGPPGPRPVGAAGSVVREKAVDPLRARAESAASMRRRLYQQQHHQQPSSAAARGVPSMLLRRAGGGGGGGGPRSLNVSCASEASNDSFCSRASTGRIGRPVGPPGVAAHARRRAAGSAGPPAARPVVRKAASVVPDIAASLIAVANGEAAPALTGPVRCPWVTPNTDPCYAAFHDHEWGVPVHDDKKLFEMLVLSGALAEMTWPAILSKRETFREVFMDFDPLLVAKLSEKKILGPCSPARSLLSEHRLRIIIENAQEVVKVIEEFGSFDSYCWGFLNSKPMVGRFRHPREVPLKTPKADAMSQDLLRRGFLGVGPTVIYAFMQAVGMANDHLVTCYRFDECCSCCSTDEAAAAAMDGAADSHSMALVKDQEVNMICGLVECVSLEPSRARATTVLSIS from the exons atgtcgtcgtcggcggtggcgtcgtCCAGGGTGgccggggccggcggcggcgaggcgcggaGGACGTCTCCGGGGCCGCCGGGCCCGAGGCCGGTTGGTGCTGCGGGAAGCGTAGTCAGGGAGAAGGCCGTCGACCCGctgcgcgcgcgggcggagtcggcggcgagcaTGCGGAGGAGGCTttatcagcagcagcatcatcaGCAGCCGTCGTCCGCCGCGGCTAGGGGCGTCCCGTCCATGCTGCTGcgccgtgccggcggcggcggcggcggcgggggcccgCGGTCGCTCAACGTGTCGTGCGCGTCGGAGGCGTCCAACGACTCGTTCTGCAGCCGGGCGTCCACCGGCAGGATCGGCCGCCCCGTGGGGCCGCCCGGCGTGGCCGCGCacgcgcggcggagggcggctgGATCGGCGGGGCctcccgccgcccggccggtGGTCCGGAAGGCGGCCAGCGTCGTGCCGGACATCGCGGCCTCGCTGATCGCCGTGGCGAACGGCGAGGCCGCACCGGCGTTGACGGGGCCGGTGAGGTGCCCGTGGGTCACTCCTAACACTG ATCCATGCTATGCCGCCTTCCATGACCATGAATGGGGAGTCCCAGTACATGATGACAA GAAATTGTTTGAGATGCTAGTCCTGTCCGGTGCGTTGGCTGAGATGACATGGCCTGCAATTCTCAGCAAGAGGGAAACATTCAG GGAAGTTTTCATGGACTTTGATCCTCTACTGGTAGCAAAGCTAAGCGAGAAGAAGATTCTGGGGCCGTGCAGCCCTGCAAGGTCTCTGTTGTCAGAGCATAGGCTGCGTATAATCATCGAAAATGCACAGGAGGTCGTAAAG GTCATAGAGGAGTTTGGATCATTTGACAGCTATTGCTGGGGCTTCCTGAACAGCAAGCCGATGGTTGGCAGATTCCGGCACCCCCGGGAGGTGCCACTGAAGACGCCGAAAGCCGACGCCATGAGCCAGGACCTGCTCCGGCGAGGCTTCCTCGGCGTCGGGCCGACGGTGATCTACGCGTTCATGCAGGCCGTCGGCATGGCCAACGACCACCTCGTCACCTGCTACCGCTTCGACGagtgctgcagctgctgcagcacCGACGaagctgctgccgccgccatggacggCGCTGCAGACAGCCACAGCATGGCCCTGGTGAAAGACCAGGAGGTGAACATGATCTGTGGATTGGTCGAGTGCGTCAGCTTGGAGCCGTCGAGAGCCAGGGCCACCACCGTGCTCAGCATCTCCTAG
- the LOC102715232 gene encoding E3 ubiquitin-protein ligase RNF144A-like: protein METSAAAADAAAGGAHLPICISSDDEEDDGGDLLCLGSYSSDEIQIQQALLLSLVGSSGGAAASATTAAEEPSTLPDRKGKRKVPSAEGPRPRRDAAEDDAPSESTSRRRRRFTCIICMEKVEASEEFLVGACAHAFCAGCIGGYVAAKVSENVAVIGCPDPGCEEGSVEVEACRGIVPPELLDRWGVSLCELALGEKKCYCPFKDCSALLINDDGGGRAAQMAEAACPHCHRVFCARCRAPWHEGIGCGDGENREEDLAFRALAGKEKWQRCPSCRMYVEKSEGYLFIRCRCGCCFCYSCASPMSKEGSHYCKKCYAIDDDNGYVGQALLFTNLMGHYDLKRRINKERWQMS, encoded by the exons ATGGagacctccgccgccgccgccgacgccgccgcaggcGGTGCGCACTTGCCCATATGCATCTCCTCCGACGATGAAGAAGACGACGGGGGCGACCTCCTCTGCCTCGGCTCCTACAGCTCCGACGAGATCCAGATCCAGCAGGCCCTGCTCCTCTCGCTGGTGGgctcctccggcggcgccgccgcctccgctaccACCGCAGCCGAGGAACCCTCGACCCTCCCGGACCGCAAGGGCAAGCGCAAGGTGCCGTCGGCGGAAGGCCCCCGTCCACGccgcgacgcggcggaggaTGATGCCCCGAGCGAATCCacgagccggcggcgccggcggttcACGTGCATCATCTGCATGGAGAAGGTGGAGGCCTCGGAGGAGTTCCTCGTGGGCGCCTGCGCGCACGCCTTCTGCGCCGGCTGCATCGGGGGCTACGTCGCCGCCAAGGTCTCCGAGAACGTGGCCGTGATCGGGTGCCCCGACCCGGGCTGCGAGGAGGGCTCCGTCGAGGTGGAGGCGTGCAGGGGCATCGTCCCGCCGGAGCTGCTCGACCGGTGGGGCGTCTCGCTGTGCGAGCTGGCGCTGGGGGAGAAGAAGTGCTACTGCCCGTTCAAGGACTGCTCGGCGCTGCTGatcaacgacgacggcggcggccgggcggcgcagatggcggaggcggcgtgcCCCCATTGCCACCGGGTGTTCTGCGCGAGGTGCCGCGCGCCATGGCACGAAGGGATCgggtgcggcgacggcgagaacCGGGAGGAGGATCTCGCGTTCAGGGCGCTCGCGGGGAAGGAGAAATGGCAGAGGTGCCCCAGCTGCAGGATGTACGTCGAGAAATCTGAGGGATACTTGTTCATCAGGTGcag GTGCGGATGTTGCTTCTGCTACTCATGTGCATCCCCAATGTCCAAGGAAGGCAGCCATTACTGCAAGAAATGCTATGCTATCGATGATGATAATGGCTACGTTGGACAGGCTCTTTTGTTCACGAATTTGATGGGACACTATGATCTGAAACGGAGAATAAATAAGGAGAGATGGCAGATGTCCtaa
- the LOC102715508 gene encoding probable E3 ubiquitin-protein ligase RNF144A-B isoform X1 has translation METSAAAAAAAAAADGALLPIYISSDDEDEGRILFLDSYSTEEIQIQEALLLSLHSSRAADTAHSSASPSGPSVASTSGGREPSPLPDRKGKGKRKLSSEEGVPSESTRKRRRFRCSICMEKVQASERFAVSFCAHAFCNGCIGRYVAAKVSENAAVIGCPDPECEEGFVEIDTCRDIIPPELFDRWSVSLCELALGEKKYYCPFKDCSALLIHDNDGTEKKIRETECPHCHRMFCARCRVPWHDGIKCKEFRKMGDDEKGEEDLMFKKLAGKQKWQRCPNCKMFVSRIGGCLQIKCRCKQYFCYHCAAPLKKDRHYCNNCRR, from the exons ATGGagacctccgccgccgccgccgccgccgccgcagccgcagacGGTGCGCTCCTACCCATCTACATCTcctccgacgacgaggacgaagGCCGCATCCTCTTCCTCGATTCCTACAGCACCGAGGAGATCCAGATCCAGGAGGCCCTGCTCCTCTCCCTCCACTCCTCCCGCGCCGCGGACACCGCCCATTCCTCCGCATCCCCCTCCGGCCCCTCCGTGGCCTCCACCTCCGGGGGGCGGGagccctcccccctccccgaCCGCAAGGGCAAGGGCAAGCGCAAGCTATCGTCGGAAG AAGGCGTCCCGAGCGAATCGacgaggaagcggcggcggttcAGGTGCAGCATCTGCATGGAGAAGGTCCAGGCCTCGGAGCGGTTCGCCGTGAGCTTCTGCGCCCACGCCTTCTGCAACGGCTGCATTGGCCGCTACGTCGCCGCCAAGGTCTCCGAGAACGCGGCCGTGATCGGGTGCCCTGACCCCGAGTGCGAGGAGGGTTTCGTTGAGATCGACACGTGCAGGGATATCATCCCGCCGGAGCTGTTTGACCGGTGGAGCGTCTCGCTGTGCGAGTTGGCGCTGGGGGAGAAGAAGTACTACTGCCCGTTCAAGGACTGCTCGGCGTTGCTGATCCACGACAACGACGGCACGGAGAAGAAAATCCGGGAGACGGAGTGCCCCCACTGCCACCGGATGTTCTGCGCAAGGTGCCGCGTGCCTTGGCATGATGGGATCAAGTGCAAGGAGTTCAGGAAGATGGGGGATGACgagaaaggggaggaggatcTGATGTTCAAGAAGTTGGCTGGAAAGCAGAAATGGCAGAGGTGCCCCAATTGTAAGATGTTTGTCTCAAGGATCGGTGGCTGTTTGCAGATAAAATGCAG GTGTAAACAGTATTTCTGTTACCACTGTGCTGCCCCATTGAAGAAAGATCGTCACTACTGCAACAACTGCCGTCGTTAG